The Lytechinus pictus isolate F3 Inbred chromosome 17, Lp3.0, whole genome shotgun sequence genome contains a region encoding:
- the LOC129280242 gene encoding sodium-dependent phosphate transport protein 2B-like, which translates to MESQPRTSVEEGIFAIFSGHVGGGDEIGIVNPVYQGNDIHLQLRTSLSQCSATALDDLETFQKAQLELSGVILSGFEVDDDDDDDDNESDEEQNKDDRENICNVDEHRVSDTADAEELTNKDIPTNKFIGILRALLKWIFLLGFLYIFICCLDILSVGFSLLGGKGIGVVVANNDLLTNPLCGLVIGLLSTVLVQSSSTTTSIVVSMVSAHVVSVKHAIPIIMGTNIGSAVTNTLVSFGQVRDKDEFRRAFGGAAVHDIFNCLTVAVLLPVEMATSYLEVMTDAIIETFDFSDTNTSIEFLKVITRPCTDLIVQVRSVSICFYISIRWLMLAGGVGPKT; encoded by the exons ATGGAATCGCAGCCTCGAACTTCAGTTGAAGAAGGGATATTTGCCATCTTCAGTGGACATGTTGGTGGGGGAGATGAAATCGGGATCGTGAATCCAGTTTACCAGGGGAATGATATCCACTTGCAGCTGAGGACATCACTTTCACAGTGTTCGGCAACAGCTTTGGATGATCTCGAGACCTTCCAAAAGGCCCAGTTGGAATTGTCTGGGGTAATTCTCTCTGGCTTCGaggtggatgatgatgatgatgatgatgacaacgagAGCGATGAGGAACAGAATAAAGATGACAGAGAAAACATCTGTAATGTCGACGAACATAGGGTCTCGGATACGGCAGATGCCGAGGAATTGACCAACAAAG ATATACCTACTAATAAGTTCATTGGCATCCTTCGCGCCCTTTTGAAGTGGATCTTCCTTCTAGGATTCCTCTATATCTTTATATGTTGCCTGGATATCCTGTCTGTAGGCTTTAGCCTCCTTGGTGGTAAGGGCATCGGGGTGGTGGTAGCTAATAACGACCTCCTGACGAACCCTCTATGCGGTCTCGTGATTGGGCTTCTGAGTACGGTCCTTGTACAGAGTTCCAGTACTACAACCTCTATAGTGGTGTCAATGGTATCCGCACATGTAG TATCTGTCAAGCATGCAATACCAATTATCATGGGAACAAATATAGGATCAGCAGTAACGAACACACTTGTATCGTTTGGTCAG GTGCGAGACAAGGATGAATTTCGACGTGCATTCGGAGGTGCAGCAGTCCACGATATATTCAATTGCCTTACGGTAGCCGTTCTGCTCCCAGTGGAGATGGCCACGAGTTATCTGGAAGTCATGACCGACGCCATCATCGAAACTTTTGACTTCAGCGATACGAATACATCCATCGAGTTTTTAAAAGTCATCACGAGGCCATGCACCGATCTCATTGTGCAAGTTCGATCTGTAAGCATTTGTTTTTACATCAGCATAAGATGGCTGATGTTGGCGGGTGGAGTAGGCCCGAAGACCTAA
- the LOC135157344 gene encoding sodium-dependent phosphate transport protein 2A-like: MRVNREDIDHLLRENTTGGQSIIRKCIDVHRNSCTYNHLFALTTLSDIEVGFIILSISLFGVSCTLLLMVKLLNSFLKSSISRLLRRFVNADFPNCTGFLSGYIAILIGTLCTFFLQSSSIFTSLLTPLVGMDVLSIDRMYPLTLGSNIGTTITGIISALASNGGELEDTLHIALCHFFFNVTGILIWYPLPLMRKVPVTLANSLGNKTSKHRWFAVLYVAVMFLILPGAVFGISVAGDPYLFGIGVPLLVLVAVVILINVVQHKAPQLLPTRLKTWECLPAWMHSLKPCDNMCVCVCLNETDSSREFHASA, encoded by the exons ATGCGG GTTAATAGGGAGGACATTGATCATCTTTTAAGAGAGAATACAACGGGCGGGCAAAGCATCATCCGAAAATGCATAGATGTCCATAGAAACTCGT GTACATACAACCATTTATTTGCCCTCACAACGCTGTCAGATATTGAAGTCGGCTTCATAATCCTTTCGATATCCCTCTTCGGGGTATCCTGCACCTTGCTACTGATGGTGAAACTCTTGAACTCTTTCCTCAAGAGCAGTATCTCCCGTTTGCTGAGGAGGTTCGTCAACGCAGACTTCCCAAATTGCACGGGCTTTCTCTCAGGGTACATCGCTATCCTGATCGGTACACTTTGTACTTTTTTCTTGCAGAGCAGTTCAATCTTCACCTCACTTCTTACCCCACTGGTCGGGATGGATGTGCTATCTATAGACCGGATGTACCCATTGACCTTGGGGTCAAACATAGGGACTACCATTACGGGAATAATTTCTGCGTTGGCGAGCAACGGCGGTGAACTGGAAGATACTTTGCACATTGCGTTGTGCCACTTCTTCTTCAATGTAACAGGAATCCTAATATGGTACCCACTACCGTTGATGAGAAAAGTTCCAGTTACGTTAGCCAACAGTCTTGGGAACAAGACGTCTAAACATCGATGGTTCGCTGTTCTTTACGTAGCGGTTATGTTCCTCATATTACCAGGTGCAGTCTTTGGAATAAGTGTCGCAGGAGACCCCTACCTCTTTGGAATCGGGGTGCCACTTCTAGTTCTGGTAGCTGTTGTCATTTTAATTAACGTCGTGCAGCATAAAGCTCCCCAACTTTTACCTACCAGACTTAAAACTTGGGAATGTCTACCAGCTTGGATGCATTCATTAAAGCCATGTGACAatatgtgtgtttgtgtttgtTTAAACGAAACGGACTCTTCAAGGGAATTTCATGCTAGCGCTTGA